A single genomic interval of Halorubrum aethiopicum harbors:
- a CDS encoding inorganic phosphate transporter — translation MVVVTTLTLLVAGVASLFMAWSIGAGSSGSTPFAPAVGANAISVMRAGLVVGVLGLLGAILQGANVTEAVGTELIGGVTLTATAAIVALVTAAVLVAIGVFAGYPIATAFTVTGAVVGVGLAMGGDPAWPKYTEILTLWVLTPFVGGGIAYGVARTLIGDRLPERGLTAALAGVVGAIVANVGFALLGPDGEQASIAEAVSVELGVSGGIGVVAATAAMAAIVAAAVYVDIGRDREGAQRRFLLAMGGLVAFSAGGSQVGLAIGPLVPIFSGVGVPLWALLVGGGVGLLAGSWTGAPRMIKAISQDYASMGPRRSISALIPSFAIAQTAVAFGIPVSFNEIIVSAIVGAGYAAGDAGVSRSKMGYTVLAWVASLVGSLALGFGVYSVVALAL, via the coding sequence ATGGTCGTCGTCACGACCCTCACGCTCCTCGTCGCCGGCGTCGCGAGCCTCTTCATGGCGTGGTCCATCGGGGCCGGTTCCTCCGGCTCGACCCCGTTCGCCCCGGCCGTCGGGGCCAACGCCATCTCGGTGATGCGCGCCGGCCTCGTCGTCGGCGTCCTCGGCCTCCTCGGGGCGATCCTCCAGGGGGCGAACGTCACCGAGGCGGTCGGCACCGAGCTGATCGGTGGGGTCACGCTCACCGCCACCGCCGCCATCGTCGCGCTCGTCACCGCCGCGGTGCTCGTCGCGATCGGCGTCTTCGCCGGCTACCCGATCGCGACCGCGTTCACCGTCACCGGGGCGGTCGTCGGCGTCGGCCTCGCGATGGGCGGCGACCCCGCGTGGCCGAAGTACACCGAGATCCTCACGCTGTGGGTGCTCACCCCGTTCGTCGGCGGCGGGATCGCCTACGGCGTCGCCCGGACGCTGATCGGCGACCGCCTCCCGGAGCGCGGGCTCACGGCGGCGCTGGCCGGCGTCGTCGGCGCGATCGTCGCCAACGTCGGGTTCGCGCTGCTCGGCCCCGACGGCGAACAGGCGTCGATCGCCGAGGCGGTCTCCGTCGAACTCGGCGTCTCCGGCGGAATCGGCGTCGTCGCCGCCACGGCGGCGATGGCGGCGATCGTCGCGGCCGCGGTGTACGTCGACATCGGCCGGGACCGCGAGGGCGCACAGCGCCGCTTCCTGCTCGCGATGGGGGGGCTCGTGGCGTTCTCCGCCGGCGGGTCGCAGGTCGGTCTCGCCATCGGTCCGCTCGTGCCGATCTTCTCCGGGGTGGGCGTGCCGCTGTGGGCGCTGCTCGTCGGCGGCGGGGTCGGCCTGCTGGCCGGCTCCTGGACCGGCGCGCCGCGGATGATCAAGGCGATCTCACAGGACTACGCCTCGATGGGGCCGCGGCGGTCGATCTCGGCGCTGATCCCCTCGTTCGCCATCGCCCAGACCGCCGTCGCGTTCGGGATCCCCGTCTCGTTCAACGAGATCATCGTCTCGGCGATCGTCGGTGCGGGGTACGCCGCCGGCGACGCGGGGGTGAGCCGGTCGAAGATGGGGTACACCGTGCTCGCGTGGGTCGCCTCGCTCGTCGGGTCGCTGGCGCTCGGGTTCGGCGTCTACTCGGTCGTAGCGTTGGCGTTGTGA
- a CDS encoding DUF7859 family protein, which yields MISVEPLFVLVLVGLLGLFFFGFLLVRRTLMGLREGYEDGQR from the coding sequence ATGATATCGGTCGAGCCGCTGTTCGTGCTCGTTCTCGTCGGCCTCCTTGGGCTGTTCTTCTTCGGCTTCCTCCTCGTCCGGCGCACCCTGATGGGGCTGCGTGAGGGGTACGAGGACGGGCAGCGATAG
- a CDS encoding metallophosphoesterase: protein MLVVVSDTHSTDDPKLRGRTREAVEAAEVVVHAGDFYREPVLDAFERAADSLRAVFGNNDGAAIRERLSEVRTVEFGGVRLAVTHRHRSGDTGLVMLARGRDADAVVCGHSHRPRFDDSTAVPILNPGSHAQPRGNRPAHAELEPTDDGLDGRLVTPDGEVFERFRIGR, encoded by the coding sequence ATGCTCGTCGTCGTCTCGGACACCCACAGCACCGACGATCCGAAGCTCCGCGGTCGGACCCGCGAGGCGGTCGAGGCGGCCGAGGTCGTCGTCCACGCGGGCGACTTCTACCGCGAGCCGGTCCTCGACGCGTTCGAGCGGGCGGCCGACTCGCTCCGCGCCGTGTTCGGCAACAACGACGGGGCGGCGATCCGCGAGCGGCTCTCGGAGGTCCGCACCGTCGAGTTCGGCGGCGTCCGCCTCGCGGTGACGCACAGACACCGGAGCGGCGACACCGGGCTCGTCATGCTCGCCCGCGGCCGCGACGCCGACGCCGTCGTCTGCGGTCACAGCCACCGGCCGCGCTTCGACGACTCGACCGCGGTCCCGATCCTGAATCCGGGCAGCCACGCACAGCCGCGGGGGAATCGCCCGGCCCACGCGGAGCTCGAACCGACGGACGACGGGCTCGACGGACGGCTCGTCACGCCCGACGGGGAGGTGTTCGAGCGGTTCCGGATCGGGAGGTAG
- a CDS encoding preprotein translocase subunit SecD has product MFERVKENWRVLLLVVVVLGATVALFAPQFAPETAPGESAEDATQGVTNLQYGLDLAGGTRIRAPLVGYTATGVDFAGETPTQVASDVAAELDGVSTREVDAVLGDGGTGTGGSGGTGAVEVTATSVSETEFREAMDASGYDYEAIRSGVTQETRDAAVEVIQGKINEAGLSGGSVQQVQSITGEYFILVEVPGQGRQDVIDLLEERGTVEIAIAYPDSNATDGTARTDGILIQNDFENIGTASRREAGSGAYVPVSVVNEAPEGERSPAERFQAAAVEYGVASASGGARCDYDLETNSLGESSDSCLLLVVDGEVVNAFGMDDGLARSMASGGWADSGNFRLTTTSFADAQTISINLRAGALPAELDISGQGTSSTISAAQGENFRLYSAIAGVFAVFAVAGVVFLRYREPKVALPMIVTALAEVYALLGFAALVGYPLELAVIAGFIAVVGTGVDDLVIIADEVMSEGEVNSRTVFDSRFRRAFWVIGAAAATTIVAMSPLMVLSLGDLSGFAIFTILGVLIGVLITRPAYGDILRRLLTVR; this is encoded by the coding sequence ATGTTCGAACGAGTCAAGGAGAACTGGCGGGTGCTGCTCCTCGTCGTCGTCGTGCTCGGCGCGACGGTCGCGCTGTTCGCCCCGCAGTTCGCCCCCGAGACCGCGCCGGGCGAGTCCGCCGAGGACGCGACGCAGGGGGTGACGAACCTCCAGTACGGGCTCGATCTGGCGGGCGGAACCCGCATCCGCGCGCCGCTCGTCGGCTACACCGCGACGGGCGTCGACTTCGCGGGCGAGACCCCGACGCAGGTCGCGAGCGACGTCGCCGCCGAACTGGACGGCGTCTCGACGCGCGAGGTCGACGCCGTCCTCGGCGACGGGGGGACCGGGACCGGCGGAAGCGGCGGGACCGGAGCCGTGGAGGTCACGGCCACGTCCGTGAGCGAGACGGAGTTCCGCGAGGCGATGGACGCCTCGGGGTACGACTACGAGGCGATCAGGAGCGGCGTGACCCAGGAGACCCGCGACGCGGCGGTGGAGGTCATCCAGGGGAAGATCAACGAGGCGGGCCTCTCGGGCGGCAGCGTCCAGCAGGTCCAGTCGATCACCGGCGAGTACTTCATCCTCGTCGAGGTGCCCGGCCAGGGTCGCCAGGACGTGATCGACCTCCTCGAGGAGCGCGGGACCGTCGAGATCGCCATCGCGTACCCCGACTCGAACGCGACCGACGGCACGGCGAGGACCGACGGAATCCTGATCCAGAACGACTTCGAGAACATCGGGACCGCGAGCAGGCGGGAGGCGGGCTCCGGCGCGTACGTGCCGGTCTCCGTCGTCAACGAGGCCCCCGAGGGCGAGCGGTCGCCGGCCGAGCGGTTCCAGGCGGCCGCGGTCGAGTACGGCGTCGCGAGCGCCTCGGGCGGCGCGCGCTGTGACTACGACCTGGAGACGAACTCACTCGGCGAGTCCAGCGACTCCTGTCTGCTGCTCGTCGTCGACGGCGAGGTCGTCAACGCGTTCGGGATGGACGACGGTCTCGCACGCAGCATGGCGAGCGGGGGCTGGGCGGACAGCGGGAACTTCCGGCTGACGACCACCTCCTTCGCCGACGCACAGACCATCTCGATCAACCTCCGTGCGGGCGCGCTCCCCGCCGAACTCGACATCAGCGGACAGGGGACCTCCTCGACGATCTCCGCCGCGCAGGGGGAGAACTTCCGGCTCTACTCCGCGATCGCCGGCGTCTTCGCGGTGTTCGCGGTCGCGGGCGTGGTGTTCCTCCGCTACCGCGAGCCGAAGGTGGCACTCCCGATGATCGTCACCGCGCTCGCGGAGGTGTACGCCCTGCTCGGGTTCGCGGCGCTCGTCGGGTATCCGCTCGAGCTCGCGGTCATCGCCGGCTTCATCGCCGTGGTCGGGACGGGCGTCGACGACCTCGTGATCATCGCCGACGAGGTGATGAGCGAGGGCGAGGTCAACTCCCGGACGGTGTTCGACTCGCGGTTCCGCCGGGCGTTCTGGGTGATCGGCGCGGCCGCGGCGACGACCATCGTCGCCATGTCGCCGTTGATGGTGTTGAGTCTCGGCGACCTCTCCGGGTTCGCGATCTTCACCATCCTCGGCGTGCTCATCGGCGTGTTGATCACGCGGCCCGCCTACGGCGACATCCTCCGGCGGCTGTTGACGGTTCGGTAG
- the secF gene encoding protein translocase subunit SecF — translation MTAIEVPEVDYTEYSNRQLVLVPLAVLAVAVLVIGGWYVATGAPATLGLEFTGGVELRVADDGGGDVEERIETAFDRDPDSVRSIPADDVYVVTFRAADDDPEGLASDLESQADAAGLSVEAIDQVSPSFASDTARTTLFGLALAFLGMSVLVFALFRTFVPSIAVVASAFSDLVIPVAAMNLLGIEMTLGIVAALLMIIGYSVDSDILLNNSVLRRTGEFYESVSRAMRTGVTMTVTSIAAMLVMAVVATVFGVGLLRDIGIILAIGLCADLMNTYLLNVALLRWYKFEGVKR, via the coding sequence ATGACAGCGATCGAGGTACCGGAGGTCGATTACACCGAGTATTCGAATCGCCAGCTCGTGCTCGTGCCGCTGGCGGTGCTCGCGGTGGCGGTGCTCGTGATCGGCGGCTGGTACGTCGCAACGGGCGCGCCGGCGACCCTCGGGCTGGAGTTCACCGGCGGCGTGGAGCTCCGGGTCGCCGACGACGGGGGCGGAGACGTCGAGGAACGGATCGAGACGGCGTTCGACCGCGACCCCGACTCGGTCCGCTCGATCCCCGCCGACGACGTGTACGTCGTGACCTTCCGCGCGGCCGACGACGACCCGGAGGGACTGGCGAGCGATCTGGAATCGCAGGCGGACGCGGCGGGGCTGTCGGTCGAGGCGATAGACCAGGTGTCGCCGAGCTTCGCGTCCGACACGGCGCGGACGACGCTGTTCGGGCTCGCGCTCGCGTTCCTCGGGATGAGCGTGCTCGTCTTCGCGCTGTTCCGGACGTTCGTCCCCTCCATCGCGGTCGTCGCCTCCGCCTTCTCGGACCTCGTGATCCCCGTCGCCGCGATGAACCTCCTCGGCATCGAGATGACGCTCGGCATCGTCGCCGCCCTGCTCATGATCATCGGGTACAGCGTCGACTCGGACATCCTGTTGAACAACTCCGTGTTGCGCCGGACCGGCGAGTTCTACGAGTCGGTGAGCCGCGCGATGCGGACCGGGGTGACGATGACGGTCACCTCCATCGCCGCGATGCTCGTGATGGCGGTCGTCGCGACGGTCTTCGGCGTCGGCCTCCTGCGTGACATCGGGATCATCCTCGCGATCGGGCTCTGTGCGGACCTGATGAACACGTACCTGCTGAACGTGGCGCTGTTGCGCTGGTACAAGTTCGAGGGGGTGAAACGCTGA
- a CDS encoding DUF5812 family protein, which produces MTDEKEGTFLVTHVEEDSAVLKDANDGQVHTLSSNPGLAVDDAVEATVAPDPPMEVTYRVIEVAERRSLSLERSEEPPTVHERELAADLETGELTREPRAGIGEIHVLSPPADATEEAAEDVLSDREGTLSRAARLGVNRVEVRAEPGVLSVRYLP; this is translated from the coding sequence ATGACCGACGAAAAGGAGGGAACGTTCCTCGTCACCCACGTCGAGGAGGACTCCGCGGTGCTCAAGGACGCCAACGACGGCCAGGTCCACACGCTGAGCTCGAATCCGGGACTGGCGGTCGACGACGCCGTCGAGGCGACCGTCGCGCCCGACCCGCCGATGGAGGTCACCTATCGGGTGATCGAGGTCGCGGAGCGGCGGTCGCTCTCGCTCGAGCGGAGCGAGGAGCCCCCGACGGTTCACGAGCGCGAGCTCGCGGCCGACCTGGAGACGGGCGAGTTGACCCGCGAGCCGCGGGCGGGGATCGGCGAGATCCACGTGCTCTCCCCGCCGGCGGACGCGACCGAGGAGGCGGCCGAGGACGTGCTCTCGGACCGCGAGGGGACGCTCTCGCGGGCCGCGCGGCTCGGCGTGAACCGCGTCGAGGTCCGGGCGGAGCCCGGCGTGCTCAGCGTGCGGTATCTCCCCTGA
- a CDS encoding undecaprenyl diphosphate synthase family protein, with protein sequence MGLYDAYLGVRHRLHEGDPPEHVAIVITERDLLADGAFDTLAAALDWAFDYGAERVTVSVSVLDEAVVPSLVREFRDLDAPRPMSIRGPDDTESADAPIRVNVGLGGKAEFAAAVRDIAADVDAGELRPEEIDEAAVTDRLVFPTEPDLVIKTGAERLSDFAIWQSVYAELYFTDVNWREFRRRDYLRAVLDFQDRQRRFGR encoded by the coding sequence GTGGGTCTCTACGACGCGTACCTCGGCGTCCGCCACCGCCTCCACGAGGGGGATCCCCCCGAGCACGTCGCCATCGTCATCACCGAGCGCGACCTGCTCGCGGATGGCGCGTTCGACACCCTCGCCGCGGCGCTGGACTGGGCGTTCGACTACGGGGCCGAACGAGTGACCGTCTCCGTCTCCGTGCTCGACGAGGCGGTGGTCCCCTCGCTCGTCCGGGAGTTCCGGGACCTGGACGCGCCGCGGCCGATGTCGATCCGCGGGCCGGACGACACCGAGTCGGCGGACGCCCCGATCCGCGTGAACGTCGGTCTCGGCGGGAAAGCCGAGTTCGCGGCCGCGGTCCGTGACATCGCCGCCGACGTCGACGCCGGCGAGTTGCGGCCCGAGGAGATCGACGAGGCGGCCGTGACCGACCGGCTGGTGTTCCCGACCGAGCCCGACCTGGTGATCAAGACCGGCGCGGAGCGGCTCTCCGACTTCGCCATCTGGCAGTCGGTGTACGCCGAGCTCTACTTCACCGACGTGAACTGGCGGGAGTTCAGGCGGCGGGACTACCTGCGTGCGGTCCTCGACTTCCAGGACAGACAGCGGCGGTTCGGTCGGTGA
- a CDS encoding inorganic phosphate transporter, with translation MVELLLVVGLAVSVFVGYNVGGSTTGPAFGPAVGAGVLSKVAAAALMSVFFFIGAGTLGRRVVDTLGRDLVTRGGVFTLETSIVVLFFIGGALFVGNYYGVPASTSMTAVGAIAGLGVATDSLDWGVMGEIAVWWIVAPIIGFWVSGVIGRYFYPRINQWVAIETSDGPLLELDRSGTVPEPTLGPNTTRREVGGAVVVVAIGCLMAFSSGTSNIANAIAPLVGAGVEMDPMILLGSAAVAVGAFTIARRTLDTLGNDITDLPLTAAIVVAVVSSGIVVGLSAIGIPASFVIIATMSIVGLGWGRATRTVTVGEGIRGGGETNVSVGALKADEPGEEPEGIGEEDPADIPAAADLFNPSTTARIVLLQNVVPLLSTIGALAAFGLLFRFVW, from the coding sequence ATGGTCGAACTTCTTCTCGTCGTCGGCTTGGCGGTCTCGGTGTTCGTCGGATACAACGTCGGCGGTTCGACGACGGGGCCGGCGTTCGGGCCCGCGGTCGGTGCCGGCGTGCTCTCGAAGGTCGCGGCCGCGGCGCTGATGTCGGTGTTCTTCTTCATCGGGGCGGGGACGCTCGGCCGGCGCGTCGTCGACACCCTCGGCCGGGATCTGGTCACGCGCGGTGGCGTGTTCACCCTCGAGACGAGCATCGTCGTGCTGTTCTTCATCGGCGGTGCGCTCTTCGTCGGCAACTACTACGGCGTCCCGGCGTCGACCTCGATGACGGCCGTCGGCGCGATAGCCGGCCTCGGCGTCGCGACGGATAGCCTCGACTGGGGCGTGATGGGCGAGATCGCGGTCTGGTGGATCGTCGCGCCGATCATCGGCTTCTGGGTGTCGGGCGTCATCGGCCGCTACTTCTACCCGCGGATCAACCAGTGGGTCGCGATAGAGACCAGCGACGGGCCGCTGCTCGAACTCGACCGGTCCGGGACCGTGCCCGAGCCGACGCTCGGGCCGAACACGACGCGCCGGGAGGTCGGCGGGGCGGTCGTCGTCGTCGCCATCGGCTGTCTGATGGCCTTCTCCTCCGGCACCTCGAACATCGCGAACGCGATCGCGCCGCTCGTCGGCGCTGGCGTCGAGATGGACCCGATGATCCTCCTCGGGAGCGCCGCGGTCGCGGTCGGCGCGTTCACCATCGCGCGGCGCACCCTCGACACCCTCGGCAACGACATCACCGACCTCCCGCTCACCGCGGCGATCGTCGTCGCCGTCGTCTCCTCGGGGATCGTCGTCGGCCTCTCGGCGATCGGGATCCCTGCCTCGTTCGTCATCATCGCGACGATGTCGATCGTCGGGCTCGGGTGGGGTCGCGCGACCCGCACGGTCACCGTCGGCGAGGGGATCCGCGGCGGCGGGGAGACGAACGTCTCCGTCGGCGCGCTGAAGGCGGACGAACCGGGCGAGGAGCCCGAGGGGATCGGCGAGGAGGACCCCGCGGACATCCCGGCGGCGGCGGACCTGTTCAACCCGTCGACGACCGCCCGGATCGTCCTCCTCCAGAACGTCGTTCCCCTGCTCTCGACGATCGGCGCGCTCGCCGCCTTCGGGCTCCTCTTCCGGTTCGTCTGGTGA
- a CDS encoding DUF7114 family protein has protein sequence MDDVARARDAAREALANVEPERLRETLDDRLADAAVTPGVLSLVTARALDPEVDLETVVDRAAGVQLIYEGLRLTRWLAHEEPWATAATRESDIDADMDVLAADVLVSRGFSLLAHTGAAGAAVEVVRAFGRDQTRRGEEGLDPAEATALDRNLEVDALELAVVAGTTAVGGDPPAELLEYARELAADCDREFPPPGRALPETTADRIADISDRAVSATDR, from the coding sequence ATGGACGATGTCGCGCGGGCGCGTGATGCCGCACGCGAGGCGCTCGCGAACGTCGAGCCCGAACGCCTCCGTGAGACCCTCGACGACCGACTCGCCGACGCCGCGGTGACTCCCGGCGTCCTGTCGCTCGTCACCGCCCGCGCGCTCGACCCCGAGGTCGACCTCGAGACGGTCGTCGACCGGGCCGCCGGCGTCCAACTCATCTACGAGGGGCTCCGGCTCACCCGCTGGCTCGCCCACGAGGAGCCGTGGGCGACCGCGGCAACCCGCGAGTCGGACATCGACGCCGACATGGACGTGTTGGCCGCGGACGTGCTCGTCTCCCGCGGCTTCTCGCTTCTCGCACACACCGGCGCGGCGGGCGCCGCCGTCGAGGTCGTGCGCGCGTTCGGCCGCGACCAGACCCGCCGCGGGGAGGAGGGGCTCGACCCCGCCGAGGCGACGGCGCTCGACCGGAACCTCGAGGTCGACGCCCTCGAACTCGCGGTCGTCGCGGGCACTACCGCGGTCGGCGGCGACCCGCCGGCGGAACTGCTCGAGTACGCCCGCGAGCTCGCCGCCGACTGCGACCGGGAGTTCCCGCCGCCGGGACGGGCGCTCCCCGAGACGACCGCCGACCGCATCGCCGACATCTCCGACCGCGCCGTGAGCGCGACGGATCGCTAG
- a CDS encoding ribbon-helix-helix domain-containing protein, with protein sequence MSEAATNDDGGDDITTVNFKLTESFLERIDDTWQGRGFNSRSEFIRYTLRDAVEFPTFDRDELVALLEAEEDIREGRTTSAEEARERFGTSDE encoded by the coding sequence ATGTCTGAAGCGGCTACAAACGACGACGGCGGAGACGACATCACCACGGTGAATTTCAAACTCACCGAGTCGTTCCTCGAACGGATAGACGATACGTGGCAGGGACGCGGGTTCAACAGTCGGAGCGAGTTCATTCGGTACACGCTTCGGGACGCCGTCGAGTTCCCGACGTTCGACCGCGACGAACTCGTCGCCCTGCTCGAAGCCGAGGAGGACATCCGCGAGGGGCGAACGACGAGCGCCGAGGAAGCCCGTGAGCGGTTCGGCACGAGCGATGAGTGA
- a CDS encoding hemolysin family protein has product MTPLELAIRLVAGALLILANGFFVAIEFALTRARQFTEEEFVDGTPALERAWEMTNDLEIYLTTCQVGITASSIAVGIVAEPALAALFEPYFVGTPLASIGAGALLAFGIINLLHLTHGEQTPTYLGVERSRMVCRYGAAPLYWFNWIISPIITLGDGIAKATLRLFGIEMTGAWLETEEDVIESRAQLRQRLGSVLEEGDLPAERREEVMNALAIGEQPVSDVMVPPSEVVFLSTEDDPETTLDRMADRPHTRYPLIGSDPADFRGIVYTPVLLRRRAALAAGDVDFAEFAAPPVTLSPDTDVSDAIDLFQAESQELALVIDEGEVVGMVTVTDLLEAITGDIEDPIDEELLDGE; this is encoded by the coding sequence ATGACCCCGCTCGAACTCGCGATCCGGCTCGTCGCGGGCGCGCTGTTGATTCTGGCGAACGGCTTCTTCGTGGCGATCGAGTTCGCGTTGACTCGGGCCCGGCAGTTCACCGAGGAGGAGTTCGTCGACGGCACCCCGGCGCTCGAACGCGCCTGGGAGATGACGAACGACCTCGAGATCTACCTGACGACGTGTCAGGTCGGGATCACCGCCTCCAGCATCGCGGTCGGGATCGTGGCGGAGCCGGCGCTGGCCGCGCTCTTCGAGCCCTACTTCGTCGGCACGCCGCTCGCGTCGATCGGCGCGGGCGCGCTCCTCGCGTTCGGGATCATCAACCTGCTCCACCTCACGCACGGCGAGCAGACGCCGACGTACCTCGGCGTCGAGCGCTCGCGGATGGTCTGTCGGTACGGGGCCGCGCCGCTCTACTGGTTCAACTGGATCATCTCCCCGATCATCACGCTCGGCGACGGGATCGCCAAGGCCACGCTCCGGCTGTTCGGCATCGAGATGACGGGCGCGTGGCTCGAGACCGAGGAGGACGTGATCGAGTCGCGCGCGCAGCTCCGCCAGCGCCTCGGGTCGGTCCTCGAGGAGGGCGACCTCCCGGCCGAGCGCCGCGAGGAGGTGATGAACGCGCTCGCCATCGGGGAGCAGCCGGTGAGCGACGTGATGGTACCGCCCTCGGAGGTGGTGTTCCTGTCGACCGAGGACGACCCGGAGACGACGCTCGACCGGATGGCCGACCGCCCGCACACCCGCTACCCCCTGATCGGGAGCGACCCAGCCGACTTCCGCGGCATCGTCTACACCCCCGTCCTCCTCAGACGTCGAGCGGCGCTGGCCGCCGGCGACGTCGACTTCGCCGAGTTCGCGGCCCCGCCGGTGACGCTCTCGCCGGACACCGACGTGAGCGACGCGATCGACCTGTTTCAGGCCGAGAGCCAGGAGCTCGCGCTCGTGATCGACGAGGGCGAGGTCGTCGGCATGGTGACCGTGACCGACCTCCTGGAGGCGATCACGGGCGACATCGAGGACCCGATCGACGAAGAGTTGCTCGACGGGGAGTGA
- a CDS encoding DICT sensory domain-containing protein: MTDPESLRAFFEEIEAPDRSLVVLNRSSPDPVRGLLDSLLEGQPVSIRNAEVPDGDDDVVALIEDGEVLAQSTLDDLLESVLLINSDLYRTGAIDLGEVELPDVLRGLDEMPFRVRGYPESNKEKLLLIVISRVIERIANETGGGTLRASFQRLSRLRDERGTYEVYESVARSGVDVHVYGMDDAEPAEELPATVHTGSSYPYRRSWFVVFTPPGKSDPESGTDDWDGSDIGNGSDGENGDHAALVALEDEPNVWDGFWTFRPELVSRIDRYIADHV, encoded by the coding sequence ATGACGGATCCGGAGTCGCTGCGCGCGTTCTTCGAGGAGATCGAGGCCCCCGATCGCTCCCTCGTCGTGCTCAACCGGTCGTCGCCGGACCCGGTCCGGGGGCTGCTCGACTCGCTGCTCGAGGGCCAGCCCGTGTCGATACGCAACGCGGAGGTGCCCGACGGCGACGACGACGTGGTCGCGCTGATCGAGGACGGCGAGGTGCTCGCGCAGTCGACGCTCGACGACCTGCTGGAGTCGGTGCTTCTGATCAACTCGGACCTCTATCGGACGGGCGCGATCGACCTCGGGGAGGTGGAACTCCCCGACGTGCTCCGCGGGCTCGACGAGATGCCGTTCAGGGTCCGGGGGTACCCCGAGTCCAACAAGGAGAAGCTGCTCTTGATCGTCATCTCGCGGGTGATAGAGCGGATCGCGAACGAGACGGGCGGCGGGACGCTCCGGGCGTCGTTCCAGCGACTCTCGAGGCTCAGAGACGAGCGCGGCACTTACGAGGTGTACGAGTCGGTCGCGCGAAGCGGCGTCGACGTCCACGTCTACGGGATGGACGACGCCGAGCCCGCCGAGGAGCTGCCGGCGACGGTTCACACGGGCTCGTCGTACCCGTATCGCCGGTCGTGGTTCGTGGTCTTCACCCCGCCGGGAAAGAGCGACCCCGAGAGCGGGACGGACGACTGGGACGGGAGCGACATCGGGAACGGGAGCGACGGAGAAAACGGCGACCACGCCGCGCTCGTCGCGCTGGAGGACGAGCCCAACGTCTGGGACGGCTTCTGGACGTTCCGTCCCGAACTCGTGTCCCGGATCGACCGCTACATCGCCGATCACGTCTGA